The following coding sequences lie in one Vidua chalybeata isolate OUT-0048 chromosome 16, bVidCha1 merged haplotype, whole genome shotgun sequence genomic window:
- the TNFRSF17 gene encoding tumor necrosis factor receptor superfamily member 17 codes for MWSGTDSSGILWICLGIGLILIFTLFTLMVLFKWKHLKQLKAKLENTDSPVELNNILKANTESSVNTEEIRHTLPSETLMYSVEECTCSDCGLVKPQTGCETSFPLPATEERATVLVTTKSFDYYNYVLGVG; via the exons ATGTGGTCAG GTACCGATTCAAGTGGAATTCTTTGGATTTGTTTGGGCATAGGGTTGATTTTAATATTCACTCTGTTTACCTTAATGGTCTTGTTTAAATGGAAGCACCTAAAGCAACTAAaagcaaaactggaaaacaCAG ACTCCCCTGTGGAGCTGAATAATATTCTCAAGGCTAATACTGAAAGCAGTGTGAATACAGAAGAAATTAGACACACACTTCCAAGTGAAACATTAATGTATTCAGTGGAAGAATGCACTTGCAGTGACTGTGGCTTGGTAAAACCTCAGACTGGCTGTGAAACTTCATTTCCATTACCAGCTACTGAAGAACGAGCTACTGTTCTAGTTACCACCAAATCTTTTGATTATTACAACTATGTTCTGGGTGTTGGATGA